The segment CAACTCGctgatttaataaataaatataaaattcctTTTTCTGGAAAATGAGCATAAATTTTGTTTATGTATTGAGCATAAATTCCGGTTtagtatttcaatttaattttatattttaatataatttatttcgtCTATTTTTATAACATTagttagtttaaaattttaatactgttagttaattttattaaaatgttggcataaatttaaataaaaatatttatatgtcTAAGTTGTTAATCAAATGCTTAAAAGTGTTTTTAAGAAAATTATAATCTAGTAAAAAGTTTATATGTTAACCCAAATGCTTAAGgatgttttagaaaacattccATATCAGATATTTAATGggaatataatcaaaattaacaagttgggttaattaatgattttataaaattagGAGGATTAAATTATGTCTAATTAAAGTACATGAGTTAAATTCCAAATTGTATGGTAATAGAGGGACCAATACTAGAATTTCACCAAAAAAGTCCAAAACCCTTGCGAGTTTATAGCGCACAGCAAAGCAAAGCGAAGCCCCAAGGCCAGAAAACACTAGCCCTGCTTCTGTTTTGTGTTCTCAGCGGGATCCGAATCTCCAATTTTCCCAAGCATCGCGCATACGATCAGGTGATACCCTAGTCAGTTCAACCATTTCTAGGGTTTCTGGTTACTACTACGACTATtgctgttttgttttttttttttcaccttCAATTTTTGCAGCCATGTTACAATTCTTTCTTTTAAAAGCTCtttcggtcagtttctaagtGAAATGAGGGAAATAAAATGAAAGTGGCTAAGACAACCTTTACCGGTTCATTTTATACAAAATTAGGGTTCATTACGCGGCATTTTAGATTCGTTCTTGTAGATGTATTTCATGTTTGTTGTTGATTAAAGTTACTTCCTTTTAATTGCTTCAGGTCTTTTTTCTCTGCACTAAGACTCAGAGCTACTCTCCTCCTAGTTATTTTCCATGGCGGTGCGTTATTTGCCCAATAGTACTTGTGTTCAGTTAGATTTATTTTTCATACTTCTTTTTCCCAgcctttgaaattttattttgcgTATGCTTTGCTTGGTAAATGTGATAGGTTGAGAAAATTCTTAAAGATGATGCTAGTGAAGAGAAGGGGGAGCGTGCCAGAATGGTAAGTcattataactaaaataaaaatataaaatgctaatattctgttttaaagaaggaaagaaaacccTAATTGTTTGGAATTATGTGGTTATACTTTTATTGCATAGTTGTTATTCTGGGTATGTTATTTTCGGTAATGTAAGATATATTTGTTCTTTTTTATCTTCAGGCATCATTTGTTGGGGCAATTGCAATTACTGACTTGGTTAAGACAACCCTTGGGCCAAAGGGAATGGTAAATTTTCCACATTGTCTATACAAATTAAAAGAATACTTAGCATTTGTTTTCCTCCTCTACTTTTAAATCGTGACTTTATTGTTGGTGAAATTATGTGGCAGGATAAAATTTTACAGTCAACTGGCAGGGGACATGAAGTCACTGTTACAAATGATGGAGCTACCATCTTAAAGTCCCTGCACATTGACAACCCAGCGGCAAAAGTTTTGATTGGTACCTATAAATTGTTTTTTTCTTGACTACCCTATGACTAACATAGTTGCTTTTTTGTCAACGTATTAACAATCTTGCACAAGTTTGAATTTTTTGTTGCACAAGATAGCTGTTACATTTTTAGATAATGACCATTGATACAATATCCAGACATCTCCAAAGTTCAAGATGATGAAGTTGGAGATGGGACAACCTCTGTTGTGGTTTTGGCTGGGGAGCTTTTAAGGGAGGCGGAAAAGCTAGTGGCAGCCAAGATTCACCCTATGACAATAATATCAGGTTCTTTTTAGCCTCATTTAGTACATTGCTtcctattatttttcttttatgacGCCTCTTGAGACACAacaattattattcttttaagatGTCTCTCCCTCTTGCGTGTTTTTCTTTCCACtaaatgttgcatgtatttttgtAGCTTGTTTGTTGTACTATTTCAAAGGTATGAAGCTGCTGCAGGGAGGGGGGGGGGGGCGAATctgatcaaaattaaaaaaaggaactgttaaaatttttatatatctCTGTCCTTGTTTCTGTTAGTACTCAACCTTTCATTATTACATTTTCTATCTTATTTGTAGAAAAATAGCAGTGCAATTGCATTTGTATctagactatttttggttttgttttcttttattttgttggTGTGCCAATCACAAACTAAGTTCTGGTTCAGAGTTTATAACAATATATGCTTCTTTTGTAGGTTATAGAATGGCAGCTGAATGTGCTCGTAATGCTTTGTTGCAGAGGGTTGTGGATAACAAAGAGAATGCAGGTTAAGATTGTTGGATATGatcacatttattttatttgtttattgtatGAGACCTTTATCCTTTGTATCATGTCAAATGTTTTAGGTTTGTTTGTTCCTCATTGAACTTAGTTCTTTAATGTGTTTGACTCGAAATCTTTAAGGGAGTTGTCCTTGTCACTGGAATGTCTTTTTTCTCATGCATGTGGTATTTCTGAATATTGCAGAGAAATTCAAGTCAGACTTGATGAAAATTGCAATGACCACTTTGAGCTCCAAAATTCTCTCTCAGGATAAGGAGCATTTTGCACAACTAGCTGTGGATGCTGTTATGAGGTTAAAGGTGACAATTTTTCTGCATTTAACATTTTACTACTTCAATTGAATTTTTTGCACAACTAGAGGTGGGAATGTGCAAGGGATTCCCCTTTCCCAAGTTTATTACTTCAATTGAATTTCTTCTCCCATATTtatttttctgagtttttatggcaTGTTGTTTGTAACTCCAGGGGAGCACAAATTTAGAGGCCATCCAAATTATCAAGAAGCCTGGAGGATCTTTGAAGGATTCCTTTTTAGATGAAGGGTGAGTTCTTATGGATTTCTTATCcccttcaattttttttatgatactTTTTGGTGGGATGTGCTGGGTCCCTAGTATGTCATTTTTTCCCCTTGTTCTCTTTATTCTGCGAAAGTTTTGATCCGATTTTATCACACTTGTCATTGTACAAAATATGTTGTGACTAAGGACACCAACAGCTTAATTTTGTTGCAGGCTTTGCTACATTGTTTCTTATTCTGTCTTTGAATAATTTAAAGCTTTACTTAGGAATCTTTATTTTGTTGATTTAATCATGAATTCTATGCTTTCAGATTCATTCTTGACAAGAAAATAGGTCTTGGACAACCAAAACGGATAGAGAACGCAAAGATTTTGGTGGCAAATACTGCAATGGATACAGATAAAGTGAAGATATATGGTGCACGTGTTCGCGTTGACTCGATGTCTAAGGTTGCTGAGATTGAAGGGGCTGAAAAGGAAAAGATGAGAGAGAAAGTGAAAAAGATCTTAGGACATGGGATTAACTGCTTTGTTAACAGGCAGTTGATTTACAATTTCCCCGAAGAACTCTTTGCAGATGCAGGCATACTTGCTATTGAGCATGCTGATTTTGATGGGATAGAACGTCTGGCTTTGGTAACAGGTGGTGAAATTGCTTCAACCTTTGACAACCCAGAGTCTGTTAAGCTTGGACATTGCAAGCTtattgaagaaattatgattgGTGAGGACAAGTTGATCCACTTTTCCGGTGTTGAAATGGGTCAGGCTTGTACTATTGTGTTGAGAGGGGCAAGGTATCGTATTGCAGTATCTCCTCTAGGTCtcttttaatatattttcattttcCATAACATGCAACTATTTGTGGCAGCCATCATGTGCTGGATGAAGCTGAAAGGTCTCTGCATGATGCCTTGTGCGTGCTGTCTCAGACAGTCAATGATACTAGGGTATTGCTTGGGGGTGGATGGCCTGAGATGGTAATGGCAAAGGAAGTGGATAAATTGGCACGGAAGACTCCGGGGAAGAAGTCTCATGCTATTGAAGCTTTCTCGCGTGCGCTTTTGGCCATCCCAACCATTATTGCTGACAATGCTGGTCTAGACAGTGCAGACTTAGTAGCTAAGCTTCGTGCAGAGCACCACAAGGAGGGATGCAATGCAGGGATTGATGTCATCTCTGGATCTGTAAGTgctgaaattgaattattttaaaaagtAGAATAGGATAAATTTTCTTTATCGTTTGTAATTTGTTTGAAACCAGCTGCAAATTATTTTTTGTCCAGTCGGTAATTTCATGTTCAATCCTCTAAGGATATTATTCCTAGATAAGTACCAGCTTAGATATGGCTGCTGAACATCATTACAGACTAATTTCACCGTTCATGAATACCTTACCAAGAGATTTAGTTTCTTGGGAGAATTCATCCTAATGTTATAGATTGAAATACTGATATTGTTTAGGCCTATTTGGTAGACAAGACAGGCAATGATTGTATAGAGATTCAATACAACCAAACAAAATGGAATACTTAATAGTGTTCCTTACTTGCTGTGACGGGTGATATGTTTCAACCTTTTCAACAGGTAGGAGATATGGCAGAGCTAGGAATCTCTGAAGCCTTCAAAGTCAAGCAAGCCGTATTGCTATCTGCAACTGAGGCTGCTGAAATGATTCTCAGAGTTGATGAAAT is part of the Gossypium arboreum isolate Shixiya-1 chromosome 5, ASM2569848v2, whole genome shotgun sequence genome and harbors:
- the LOC108453422 gene encoding T-complex protein 1 subunit beta; this encodes MAVEKILKDDASEEKGERARMASFVGAIAITDLVKTTLGPKGMDKILQSTGRGHEVTVTNDGATILKSLHIDNPAAKVLIDISKVQDDEVGDGTTSVVVLAGELLREAEKLVAAKIHPMTIISGYRMAAECARNALLQRVVDNKENAEKFKSDLMKIAMTTLSSKILSQDKEHFAQLAVDAVMRLKGSTNLEAIQIIKKPGGSLKDSFLDEGFILDKKIGLGQPKRIENAKILVANTAMDTDKVKIYGARVRVDSMSKVAEIEGAEKEKMREKVKKILGHGINCFVNRQLIYNFPEELFADAGILAIEHADFDGIERLALVTGGEIASTFDNPESVKLGHCKLIEEIMIGEDKLIHFSGVEMGQACTIVLRGASHHVLDEAERSLHDALCVLSQTVNDTRVLLGGGWPEMVMAKEVDKLARKTPGKKSHAIEAFSRALLAIPTIIADNAGLDSADLVAKLRAEHHKEGCNAGIDVISGSVGDMAELGISEAFKVKQAVLLSATEAAEMILRVDEIITCAPRKREDRM